A genomic window from Salvia splendens isolate huo1 chromosome 11, SspV2, whole genome shotgun sequence includes:
- the LOC121755378 gene encoding fatty acid hydroperoxide lyase, chloroplastic-like, with translation KSNVLVGDFMPSVNYTGGIRVCAYLDTAETKHGQIKDFAKDILRRSSSTWVSSMTTTLDAMWDSLESQLAAAGDGSSASYIFPLQEFLFSFLSLTLLGADTSAFPEIKKSGHIMIDKWLAVQLLPTISINVVQPLEEIFLHSFFYPFWLVKSDYQKLANFVEKGAGETLARAQTEFKLTKEEAIHNLIFMLGFNAFGGFSLFFLSLLSSLSEQKPSVQEELRKEVQEKLSNNILSFETVREMDLVNSFVYETLRLNPPVPQQFGRARKNFDLSSHTTVYEIKKGELLCGFQPLVMRDPKIFENPEEFVYNRFSKKRGGEELLEYLFWSNGPQMGTPGPSASNKQCAAKDAVPQTAAVFLAYLFQRYDEISISSGSVTALKKAK, from the coding sequence AAATCGAACGTCCTCGTCGGCGATTTCATGCCTAGCGTCAATTACACCGGCGGAATCAGGGTTTGTGCTTATCTGGATACTGCAGAAACCAAGCATGGACAAATCAAAGATTTTGCCAAAGACATCTTAAGACGAAGCTCGAGCACATGGGTTTCGTCCATGACCACCACCCTCGACGCGATGTGGGATTCCCTCGAATCCCAACTCGCCGCTGCCGGAGACGGAAGCTCCGCCAGCTACATCTTCCCTCTCCAAGAATTCCTATTCTCCTTCCTCAGCCTCACCCTCCTCGGTGCCGACACGTCCGCCTTCCCGGAGATCAAGAAATCCGGCCACATAATGATCGACAAATGGCTCGCCGTGCAGCTCCTCCCCACAATAAGCATCAATGTCGTGCAACCCCTCGAGGAGATCTTCCTCCACTCATTCTTCTACCCTTTCTGGCTCGTCAAATCCGATTACCAAAAGCTCGCGAATTTTGTCGAAAAAGGAGCCGGGGAAACACTGGCGAGGGCGCAAACCGAGTTCAAGCTCACCAAGGAGGAAGCCATCCACAACCTCATCTTCATGCTCGGGTTCAACGCGTTCGGAGGgttctccctcttcttcctttcGCTCCTCAGCAGCCTCAGCGAGCAGAAGCCGAGCGTGCAGGAGGAGCTGAGGAAGGAGGTGCAGGAGAAGCTCTCGAACAACATCCTTAGCTTCGAGACGGTGAGGGAGATGGACCTGGTGAATTCGTTCGTGTACGAGACACTGCGTTTGAATCCACCTGTCCCACAGCAGTTCGGCCGAGCTCGAAAGAACTTCGACCTCAGCTCGCACACCACAGTGTACGAGATCAAGAAAGGCGAGCTGCTGTGTGGCTTCCAGCCACTAGTGATGAGGGATCCTAAAATATTTGAGAATCCAGAGGAATTTGTGTACAACAGATTCTCAAAGAAAAGAGGCGGAGAGGAGTTACTTGAATACCTGTTCTGGTCGAACGGGCCGCAGATGGGGACTCCGGGCCCATCGGCCTCCAACAAGCAGTGTGCGGCCAAGGACGCCGTGCCTCAAACTGCGGCTGTGTTTCTTGCTTACCTGTTTCAGAGATATGATGAGATCTCCATTTCTTCTGGTTCAGTCACTGCTCTCAAAAAGGCAAAGTGA
- the LOC121755177 gene encoding uncharacterized protein LOC121755177, with protein MGAVRAFSGAGCRSRDEVYVAAVALKGPAQLLFSLNLWDLQHFMVITKPSSSSYPLTVYDFQPQDPESIWLAAAALSHTKIPGAILVRKLSKLPQRKCWFVGYTKEDADVHTFNPTWETHLLVGSHDCRHYTQGLVEHLTGNKCILDHLSETSSKRKSYSRW; from the exons ATGGGGGCGGTGAGGGCATTTTCAGGTGCAGGGTGCCGCAGCAGAGATGAAGTATACGTAGCAGCTGTGGCCTTGAAGGGACCTGCTCAGCTGCTCTTCTCTCTCAATTTATGGGATTTGCAGCATTTCATGGTCATCACCAaaccctcttcctcttcttatCCTCTTACAGTATATGACTTTCAGCCACAGGATCCTGAAAGTATATGGCTGGCTGCTGCTGCCTTATCTCATACAAAAATACCTG GAGCTATTCTGGTGAGGAAGCTCTCAAAACTTCCTCAGAGGAAATGTTGGTTTGTAGGCTATACCAAAGAAGATGCAGATGTCCACACATTCAACCCCACCTGGGAAACTCACCTCCTTGTCGGGTCCCATGATTGTCGACATTATACTCAAG GCCTTGTAGAGCACCTAACAGGCAACAAATGTATACTAGACCATCTCAG